The Saccharopolyspora gloriosae genome window below encodes:
- a CDS encoding helix-turn-helix domain-containing protein: MLERLNEALEHIEAHLDEQLDLAEAARIAATSEHHFRRMFSALAGMPLSEYVRRRRLTRAGAEVLGGTRTLLDIAVRHGYGSGEAFARAFRAMHGVGPGEARRDGAVLRSQQRISFRLIVEGSSDMRYRIAQRDEFFIVGKKARVPLVHEGMNPAIVEHVQGIGADELRRIAALSDQEPAGIIAATDDLDESRAEGTTLDYHHGVAASAAGPDDLDSLRVPAGTWAVFESSGPMPQSIQYLWRDVFTQWFPSNPYRSRPGPELLSTRLSEDGEHADAELWIPVERAEG; encoded by the coding sequence GTGCTGGAGCGGTTGAACGAGGCCTTGGAGCACATCGAGGCGCACCTCGACGAGCAGCTGGACCTGGCCGAGGCGGCGCGGATCGCGGCGACGTCGGAGCACCACTTCCGGCGGATGTTCTCCGCGCTGGCGGGGATGCCGCTGTCGGAGTACGTGCGGCGCAGGCGGCTCACCCGCGCGGGCGCCGAAGTGCTCGGCGGGACGCGCACGCTGCTCGACATCGCGGTGCGCCACGGCTACGGCTCCGGTGAGGCGTTCGCGCGGGCGTTCCGCGCGATGCACGGCGTCGGGCCCGGCGAGGCGCGGCGCGACGGTGCCGTGCTGCGTTCGCAGCAGCGGATCTCCTTCCGGCTCATCGTCGAAGGGAGCAGCGACATGCGATACCGGATCGCGCAACGGGACGAGTTCTTCATCGTCGGCAAGAAGGCCAGGGTCCCGCTCGTCCACGAGGGGATGAACCCGGCGATCGTCGAGCACGTCCAAGGCATCGGCGCGGACGAGCTGCGGCGCATCGCCGCGTTGTCCGACCAGGAACCGGCCGGGATCATCGCGGCCACCGACGACCTCGACGAGAGCCGGGCGGAAGGGACCACGCTCGACTACCACCACGGGGTGGCGGCGAGCGCCGCCGGTCCCGATGACCTCGACTCGCTGCGCGTGCCCGCCGGGACGTGGGCGGTGTTCGAGAGCTCCGGGCCGATGCCGCAGTCGATCCAGTACCTGTGGCGGGACGTGTTCACCCAGTGGTTCCCGTCGAACCCGTACCGCAGCAGGCCCGGCCCGGAACTGCTCAGCACCCGGCTCTCCGAGGACGGCG